The following proteins come from a genomic window of Pelmatolapia mariae isolate MD_Pm_ZW linkage group LG17, Pm_UMD_F_2, whole genome shotgun sequence:
- the hps3 gene encoding Hermansky-Pudlak syndrome 3 protein isoform X1 — protein sequence MVHVYNCHPFSSQQIVQVEKEPGLVCCGGGAIFVVATGGCKVEAYNLEVEGCPLICRFSTMGAVRSIQHSKIGDYLVTIEEKNNATYLRAYTNWRYQAEEKARVGVRLLGHLLGGASVWGGVQMEIIEIPLSERPIAVSCCPVRGDLLVGSENTLVLFTLRQHNQQNLENQSLQSSWPNTRQRCGQSQAQSSSSSQNLSVLDFERSVILHLPKITPKQVALCDTYVAVQGELEVLILKLDETSEPQTLEEPLDTNNAEYLEDQADFLVVPRHQELLGDRAKDCDISVSIEKTGLEEGGQYALSYVLFRHFSPEFFQGCSVDEMQLHSLQLYPLFTGNQSVSPDEATCVFCFFSLPTMGYLYSLKGGVELLSAYQYPEKVLEAALTDHLLHVITKSALQCFTVRCAALAARIEDPYIDTTMKACPPCSLEVCALRMQLFIGLRSMCVYGRHVILLSAADAETSEETERSTQRRGLELKEHNMLTGIFLVVGIDPATTPALESLLSRPLLSRRWTMSSTKESSAAGHGWNLYVVDTVPPFTLYQEMVEYSQRYAETNPQAQSLRHLLSEAHLLLRAALLHASDQQQTGPGGPADHRTDRQVLEEALRENCAQLGDSFSRGGQKECHLALPYYRMSGLSLTEVMSRNRPFPGSPSSYGPGFLFYLKHFLLEDSEQTLSQEAADEVIDIFSQSEHLMLVSVCTSPCMINVSPARTLQILQNLEDSVGVSVSLTITMATMMLRLGDLQQYTQLMERHAEMLLVYGFIEEPRLLLYGGCANQHGRVYPTALTRQMANSQPGLLVAAMVALHENSKVKLEEADHIFKELGCESSLQVDFWEAMLMASSNDAVIQELLFRLASVYIDRLTNTKSEKHTAPKRKSLKSADDLINSCSHYGALYPWLILLSPTDITSSQHLEALHKLQSLLCGPSLSVGSVVPLLERLSDETLWGFSLHLLCATRRGQYDRSIEKLLDRCPQAIIPYANHQLQEKNMALWWQKLLPELCDRTRAASDNSILLAALKETLVVVAMEMSPAEFLELIPDDGTASYFLPHLLTCSQRQVLA from the exons ATGGTGCACGTCTACAACTGCCATCCTTTCTCCTCTCAGCAGATTGTGCAG GTGGAGAAGGAACCCGGACTGGTCTGCTGTGGAGGTGGAGCTATTTTTGTGGTGGCGACTGGAGGATGCAAG GTGGAGGCGTACAATCTGGAGGTGGAGGGCTGCCCCCTCATCTGCCGCTTTTCCACCATGGGCGCTGTGAGGAGCATCCAGCATAGCAAGATAG GAGACTACCTGGTGACCATTGAGGAAAAGAACAATGCCACCTACCTGAGAGCCTACACCAACTGGCGTTACCAG GCAGAGGAGAAGGCCCGTGTTGGGGTTCGTTTGTTGGGCCACTTGCTGGGTGGAGCATCTGTGTGGGGTGGAGTGCAGATGGAGATTATTGAGATCCCTCTGTCAGAGCGGCCCATTGCCGTGTCTTGCTGCCCGGTTAGAGGAGACCTGCTGGTTGGCTCTGAGAACACTCTGGTTCTCTTTACGTTGAGACAACACAACCAGCAGAATCTG GAGAATCAGAGTCTTCAGAGCAGCTGGCCAAACACTCGGCAGCGCTGCGGTCAGAGTCAAG CTCAGTCTTCAAGTTCCAGCCAGAATCTTTCCGTCCTGGATTTTGAACGCTCCGTCATCCTGCACCTTCCAAAAATCACACCTAAGCAG GTGGCACTGTGCGACACATATGTTGCTGTTCAAGGAGAGCTGGAAGTCTTGATATTAAAACTGGATGAAACCTCTGAACCCCAAACCCTAGAGGAACCACTGGACACAAATAACG CAGAATATCTGGAAGACCAGGCTGACTTTCTGGTTGTTCCGAGACACCAGGAGTTACTTGGCGATCGAGCTAAAGACTGCGACATCTCAGTTAGCATTGAAAAAACCGGGCTGGAAGAAGGAGGGCAGTATGCACTTTCTTACGTTCTTTTCAG GCACTTTTCTCCAGAGTTCTTCCAAGGATGCAGCGTGGATGAGATGCAGCTTCACTCCCTGCAGCTTTACCCGTTGTTCACCG GTAACCAGTCAGTGTCTCCCGATGAAGCGACATGTGTGTTCTGCTTCTTCTCCCTCCCCACCATGGGCTACCTGTACAGTCTGAAGGGTGGAGTTGAGCTCCTGTCAGCATATCAGTATCCAGAGAAGGTCCTGGAGGCGGCGCTAACAGACCACCTGTTGCATGTCATAACAAA GAGTGCATTGCAGTGTTTTACAGTACGATGTGCAGCTCTAGCAGCCAGGATTGAAGACCCCTACATCGATACGACCATGAAG gcCTGCCCACCCTGCAGCCTGGAGGTCTGTGCGCTCAGGATGCAGCTCTTTATCGGCCTGCGGTCGATGTGCGTGTACGGGCGCCATGTCATCCTGCTCTCTGCTGCCGACGCAGAGACATCGGAGGAGACCGAACGCAGCACACAGCGCAGGGGCCT CGAGTTGAAAGAACACAACATGCTGACTGGTATTTTCCTGGTGGTGGGAATTGATCCCGCAACCACGCCAGCTCTGGAGAGCCTTCTATCACGCCCCTTACT GAGCAGGAGGTGGACAATGTCTTCTACCAAAGAAAGCAGTGCAGCGGGACATGGATGGAACCTCTATGTTGTGGACACCGTCCCCCCCTTTACTCTCTACCAGGAGATG gttGAGTACAGTCAGCGTTATGCAGAGACCAACCCACAGGCCCAGAGTCTGCGACACCTCCTCAGCGAAGCTCACCTCCTCCTGCGTGCTGCTCTACTACACGCATCAGACCAGCAACAGACGGGCCCAGGTGGCCCAGCAGACCACAGGACAGATCGACAAGTGCTGGAGGAGGCGCTGAGGGAGAACTGTGCCCAGCTGGGAGACAGTTTCAGCAG GGGCGGTCAGAAGGAGTGTCACCTTGCTCTGCCCTACTACAGGATGTCTGGTCTGTCACTCACAGAGGTCATGTCCAGGAATCGGCCATTTCCGGGCAGCCCTTCCTCCTATGGCCCTGGCTTCCTGTTTTACCTGAAACATTTCCTGTTAGAAGACTCAGAGCAGACCCTCAGTCAG GAAGCAGCTGATGAGGTCATTGACAttttcagccaatcagagcatTTAATGCTCGTAAGCGTGTGCACCAGCCCCTGCATGATAAATGTCAGTCCTGCTCGGACGCTGCAAATTTTACAAAATCTGGAGGACTCGGTGGGCGTGTCGGTTTCACTGACAATCACCATGGCTACCATGATGCTGCGTTTGGGTGACCTGCAGCAGTACACACAGCTGATGGAGAGACACGCTGAG ATGCTGCTAGTGTACGGGTTTATCGAGGAGCCGAGGCTGCTGCTCTATGGTGGATGTGCAAACCAGCATGGACGTGTTTATCCCACAGCTTTGACCCGCCAGATGGCCAACTCTCAGCCTGGACTGCTGGTGGCTGCCATGGTGGCTTTACATGAGAACAGCAAAGTTAAGCTGGAAGAGGCCGATCACATATTCAAG GAGCTGGGCTGTGAGAGCAGCCTGCAGGTCGATTTCTGGGAGGCGATGCTCATGGCATCATCAAATGACGCTGTCATTCAGGAGCTTCTGTTTCGGCTGGCTTCTGTCTACATCGACCGTCTAACAAATACAAAGTCAGAAAAGCACACGGCTCCAAAGCGCAAGTCACTGAAAAGTGCTGATGACCTG ATCAACTCGTGCTCTCATTACGGTGCTTTGTATCCATGGCTCATTCTTCTAAGTCCAACAGACATTACCAGTTCCCAACACCTGGAGGCGCTGCACAAACTGCAG tCTCTGCTGTGTGGTCCATCCCTGTCTGTGGGCTCCGTCGTGCCTTTGTTGGAGCGCCTGTCAGATGAAACCTTATGGGGCTTCAGCCTGCACCTCCTCTGCGCTACCAGAAGGGGGCAGTACGATAGGAGCATTGAGAAGTTGCTGGACAGATGTCCTCAAGCGATCATACCCTACGCCAATCACCAGTTACAGGAGAAAAACATG GCACTTTGGTGGCAAAAGCTCCTCCCAGAGCTTTGTGATCGCACAAGAGCGGCCTCAGACAACAGCATCCTCCTGGCTGCTCTCAAAG AGACGCTTGTCGTAGTTGCTATGGAGATGAGCCCCGCAGAATTCCTTGAGCTCATCCCTGATGATGGCACAGCATCATACTTCTTGCCACACCTGTTGACGTGCAGCCAGAGACAAGTGCTGGCCTGA
- the hps3 gene encoding Hermansky-Pudlak syndrome 3 protein isoform X3 — protein MVHVYNCHPFSSQQIVQVEKEPGLVCCGGGAIFVVATGGCKVEAYNLEVEGCPLICRFSTMGAVRSIQHSKIGDYLVTIEEKNNATYLRAYTNWRYQAEEKARVGVRLLGHLLGGASVWGGVQMEIIEIPLSERPIAVSCCPVRGDLLVGSENTLVLFTLRQHNQQNLENQSLQSSWPNTRQRCGQSQAQSSSSSQNLSVLDFERSVILHLPKITPKQVALCDTYVAVQGELEVLILKLDETSEPQTLEEPLDTNNAEYLEDQADFLVVPRHQELLGDRAKDCDISVSIEKTGLEEGGQYALSYVLFRHFSPEFFQGCSVDEMQLHSLQLYPLFTGNQSVSPDEATCVFCFFSLPTMGYLYSLKGGVELLSAYQYPEKVLEAALTDHLLHVITKSALQCFTVRCAALAARIEDPYIDTTMKACPPCSLEVCALRMQLFIGLRSMCVYGRHVILLSAADAETSEETERSTQRRGLSRRWTMSSTKESSAAGHGWNLYVVDTVPPFTLYQEMVEYSQRYAETNPQAQSLRHLLSEAHLLLRAALLHASDQQQTGPGGPADHRTDRQVLEEALRENCAQLGDSFSRGGQKECHLALPYYRMSGLSLTEVMSRNRPFPGSPSSYGPGFLFYLKHFLLEDSEQTLSQEAADEVIDIFSQSEHLMLVSVCTSPCMINVSPARTLQILQNLEDSVGVSVSLTITMATMMLRLGDLQQYTQLMERHAEMLLVYGFIEEPRLLLYGGCANQHGRVYPTALTRQMANSQPGLLVAAMVALHENSKVKLEEADHIFKELGCESSLQVDFWEAMLMASSNDAVIQELLFRLASVYIDRLTNTKSEKHTAPKRKSLKSADDLINSCSHYGALYPWLILLSPTDITSSQHLEALHKLQSLLCGPSLSVGSVVPLLERLSDETLWGFSLHLLCATRRGQYDRSIEKLLDRCPQAIIPYANHQLQEKNMALWWQKLLPELCDRTRAASDNSILLAALKETLVVVAMEMSPAEFLELIPDDGTASYFLPHLLTCSQRQVLA, from the exons ATGGTGCACGTCTACAACTGCCATCCTTTCTCCTCTCAGCAGATTGTGCAG GTGGAGAAGGAACCCGGACTGGTCTGCTGTGGAGGTGGAGCTATTTTTGTGGTGGCGACTGGAGGATGCAAG GTGGAGGCGTACAATCTGGAGGTGGAGGGCTGCCCCCTCATCTGCCGCTTTTCCACCATGGGCGCTGTGAGGAGCATCCAGCATAGCAAGATAG GAGACTACCTGGTGACCATTGAGGAAAAGAACAATGCCACCTACCTGAGAGCCTACACCAACTGGCGTTACCAG GCAGAGGAGAAGGCCCGTGTTGGGGTTCGTTTGTTGGGCCACTTGCTGGGTGGAGCATCTGTGTGGGGTGGAGTGCAGATGGAGATTATTGAGATCCCTCTGTCAGAGCGGCCCATTGCCGTGTCTTGCTGCCCGGTTAGAGGAGACCTGCTGGTTGGCTCTGAGAACACTCTGGTTCTCTTTACGTTGAGACAACACAACCAGCAGAATCTG GAGAATCAGAGTCTTCAGAGCAGCTGGCCAAACACTCGGCAGCGCTGCGGTCAGAGTCAAG CTCAGTCTTCAAGTTCCAGCCAGAATCTTTCCGTCCTGGATTTTGAACGCTCCGTCATCCTGCACCTTCCAAAAATCACACCTAAGCAG GTGGCACTGTGCGACACATATGTTGCTGTTCAAGGAGAGCTGGAAGTCTTGATATTAAAACTGGATGAAACCTCTGAACCCCAAACCCTAGAGGAACCACTGGACACAAATAACG CAGAATATCTGGAAGACCAGGCTGACTTTCTGGTTGTTCCGAGACACCAGGAGTTACTTGGCGATCGAGCTAAAGACTGCGACATCTCAGTTAGCATTGAAAAAACCGGGCTGGAAGAAGGAGGGCAGTATGCACTTTCTTACGTTCTTTTCAG GCACTTTTCTCCAGAGTTCTTCCAAGGATGCAGCGTGGATGAGATGCAGCTTCACTCCCTGCAGCTTTACCCGTTGTTCACCG GTAACCAGTCAGTGTCTCCCGATGAAGCGACATGTGTGTTCTGCTTCTTCTCCCTCCCCACCATGGGCTACCTGTACAGTCTGAAGGGTGGAGTTGAGCTCCTGTCAGCATATCAGTATCCAGAGAAGGTCCTGGAGGCGGCGCTAACAGACCACCTGTTGCATGTCATAACAAA GAGTGCATTGCAGTGTTTTACAGTACGATGTGCAGCTCTAGCAGCCAGGATTGAAGACCCCTACATCGATACGACCATGAAG gcCTGCCCACCCTGCAGCCTGGAGGTCTGTGCGCTCAGGATGCAGCTCTTTATCGGCCTGCGGTCGATGTGCGTGTACGGGCGCCATGTCATCCTGCTCTCTGCTGCCGACGCAGAGACATCGGAGGAGACCGAACGCAGCACACAGCGCAGGGGCCT GAGCAGGAGGTGGACAATGTCTTCTACCAAAGAAAGCAGTGCAGCGGGACATGGATGGAACCTCTATGTTGTGGACACCGTCCCCCCCTTTACTCTCTACCAGGAGATG gttGAGTACAGTCAGCGTTATGCAGAGACCAACCCACAGGCCCAGAGTCTGCGACACCTCCTCAGCGAAGCTCACCTCCTCCTGCGTGCTGCTCTACTACACGCATCAGACCAGCAACAGACGGGCCCAGGTGGCCCAGCAGACCACAGGACAGATCGACAAGTGCTGGAGGAGGCGCTGAGGGAGAACTGTGCCCAGCTGGGAGACAGTTTCAGCAG GGGCGGTCAGAAGGAGTGTCACCTTGCTCTGCCCTACTACAGGATGTCTGGTCTGTCACTCACAGAGGTCATGTCCAGGAATCGGCCATTTCCGGGCAGCCCTTCCTCCTATGGCCCTGGCTTCCTGTTTTACCTGAAACATTTCCTGTTAGAAGACTCAGAGCAGACCCTCAGTCAG GAAGCAGCTGATGAGGTCATTGACAttttcagccaatcagagcatTTAATGCTCGTAAGCGTGTGCACCAGCCCCTGCATGATAAATGTCAGTCCTGCTCGGACGCTGCAAATTTTACAAAATCTGGAGGACTCGGTGGGCGTGTCGGTTTCACTGACAATCACCATGGCTACCATGATGCTGCGTTTGGGTGACCTGCAGCAGTACACACAGCTGATGGAGAGACACGCTGAG ATGCTGCTAGTGTACGGGTTTATCGAGGAGCCGAGGCTGCTGCTCTATGGTGGATGTGCAAACCAGCATGGACGTGTTTATCCCACAGCTTTGACCCGCCAGATGGCCAACTCTCAGCCTGGACTGCTGGTGGCTGCCATGGTGGCTTTACATGAGAACAGCAAAGTTAAGCTGGAAGAGGCCGATCACATATTCAAG GAGCTGGGCTGTGAGAGCAGCCTGCAGGTCGATTTCTGGGAGGCGATGCTCATGGCATCATCAAATGACGCTGTCATTCAGGAGCTTCTGTTTCGGCTGGCTTCTGTCTACATCGACCGTCTAACAAATACAAAGTCAGAAAAGCACACGGCTCCAAAGCGCAAGTCACTGAAAAGTGCTGATGACCTG ATCAACTCGTGCTCTCATTACGGTGCTTTGTATCCATGGCTCATTCTTCTAAGTCCAACAGACATTACCAGTTCCCAACACCTGGAGGCGCTGCACAAACTGCAG tCTCTGCTGTGTGGTCCATCCCTGTCTGTGGGCTCCGTCGTGCCTTTGTTGGAGCGCCTGTCAGATGAAACCTTATGGGGCTTCAGCCTGCACCTCCTCTGCGCTACCAGAAGGGGGCAGTACGATAGGAGCATTGAGAAGTTGCTGGACAGATGTCCTCAAGCGATCATACCCTACGCCAATCACCAGTTACAGGAGAAAAACATG GCACTTTGGTGGCAAAAGCTCCTCCCAGAGCTTTGTGATCGCACAAGAGCGGCCTCAGACAACAGCATCCTCCTGGCTGCTCTCAAAG AGACGCTTGTCGTAGTTGCTATGGAGATGAGCCCCGCAGAATTCCTTGAGCTCATCCCTGATGATGGCACAGCATCATACTTCTTGCCACACCTGTTGACGTGCAGCCAGAGACAAGTGCTGGCCTGA
- the hps3 gene encoding Hermansky-Pudlak syndrome 3 protein isoform X2 has translation MVHVYNCHPFSSQQIVQVEKEPGLVCCGGGAIFVVATGGCKVEAYNLEVEGCPLICRFSTMGAVRSIQHSKIGDYLVTIEEKNNATYLRAYTNWRYQAEEKARVGVRLLGHLLGGASVWGGVQMEIIEIPLSERPIAVSCCPVRGDLLVGSENTLVLFTLRQHNQQNLENQSLQSSWPNTRQRCGQSQAQSSSSSQNLSVLDFERSVILHLPKITPKQVALCDTYVAVQGELEVLILKLDETSEPQTLEEPLDTNNEYLEDQADFLVVPRHQELLGDRAKDCDISVSIEKTGLEEGGQYALSYVLFRHFSPEFFQGCSVDEMQLHSLQLYPLFTGNQSVSPDEATCVFCFFSLPTMGYLYSLKGGVELLSAYQYPEKVLEAALTDHLLHVITKSALQCFTVRCAALAARIEDPYIDTTMKACPPCSLEVCALRMQLFIGLRSMCVYGRHVILLSAADAETSEETERSTQRRGLELKEHNMLTGIFLVVGIDPATTPALESLLSRPLLSRRWTMSSTKESSAAGHGWNLYVVDTVPPFTLYQEMVEYSQRYAETNPQAQSLRHLLSEAHLLLRAALLHASDQQQTGPGGPADHRTDRQVLEEALRENCAQLGDSFSRGGQKECHLALPYYRMSGLSLTEVMSRNRPFPGSPSSYGPGFLFYLKHFLLEDSEQTLSQEAADEVIDIFSQSEHLMLVSVCTSPCMINVSPARTLQILQNLEDSVGVSVSLTITMATMMLRLGDLQQYTQLMERHAEMLLVYGFIEEPRLLLYGGCANQHGRVYPTALTRQMANSQPGLLVAAMVALHENSKVKLEEADHIFKELGCESSLQVDFWEAMLMASSNDAVIQELLFRLASVYIDRLTNTKSEKHTAPKRKSLKSADDLINSCSHYGALYPWLILLSPTDITSSQHLEALHKLQSLLCGPSLSVGSVVPLLERLSDETLWGFSLHLLCATRRGQYDRSIEKLLDRCPQAIIPYANHQLQEKNMALWWQKLLPELCDRTRAASDNSILLAALKETLVVVAMEMSPAEFLELIPDDGTASYFLPHLLTCSQRQVLA, from the exons ATGGTGCACGTCTACAACTGCCATCCTTTCTCCTCTCAGCAGATTGTGCAG GTGGAGAAGGAACCCGGACTGGTCTGCTGTGGAGGTGGAGCTATTTTTGTGGTGGCGACTGGAGGATGCAAG GTGGAGGCGTACAATCTGGAGGTGGAGGGCTGCCCCCTCATCTGCCGCTTTTCCACCATGGGCGCTGTGAGGAGCATCCAGCATAGCAAGATAG GAGACTACCTGGTGACCATTGAGGAAAAGAACAATGCCACCTACCTGAGAGCCTACACCAACTGGCGTTACCAG GCAGAGGAGAAGGCCCGTGTTGGGGTTCGTTTGTTGGGCCACTTGCTGGGTGGAGCATCTGTGTGGGGTGGAGTGCAGATGGAGATTATTGAGATCCCTCTGTCAGAGCGGCCCATTGCCGTGTCTTGCTGCCCGGTTAGAGGAGACCTGCTGGTTGGCTCTGAGAACACTCTGGTTCTCTTTACGTTGAGACAACACAACCAGCAGAATCTG GAGAATCAGAGTCTTCAGAGCAGCTGGCCAAACACTCGGCAGCGCTGCGGTCAGAGTCAAG CTCAGTCTTCAAGTTCCAGCCAGAATCTTTCCGTCCTGGATTTTGAACGCTCCGTCATCCTGCACCTTCCAAAAATCACACCTAAGCAG GTGGCACTGTGCGACACATATGTTGCTGTTCAAGGAGAGCTGGAAGTCTTGATATTAAAACTGGATGAAACCTCTGAACCCCAAACCCTAGAGGAACCACTGGACACAAATAACG AATATCTGGAAGACCAGGCTGACTTTCTGGTTGTTCCGAGACACCAGGAGTTACTTGGCGATCGAGCTAAAGACTGCGACATCTCAGTTAGCATTGAAAAAACCGGGCTGGAAGAAGGAGGGCAGTATGCACTTTCTTACGTTCTTTTCAG GCACTTTTCTCCAGAGTTCTTCCAAGGATGCAGCGTGGATGAGATGCAGCTTCACTCCCTGCAGCTTTACCCGTTGTTCACCG GTAACCAGTCAGTGTCTCCCGATGAAGCGACATGTGTGTTCTGCTTCTTCTCCCTCCCCACCATGGGCTACCTGTACAGTCTGAAGGGTGGAGTTGAGCTCCTGTCAGCATATCAGTATCCAGAGAAGGTCCTGGAGGCGGCGCTAACAGACCACCTGTTGCATGTCATAACAAA GAGTGCATTGCAGTGTTTTACAGTACGATGTGCAGCTCTAGCAGCCAGGATTGAAGACCCCTACATCGATACGACCATGAAG gcCTGCCCACCCTGCAGCCTGGAGGTCTGTGCGCTCAGGATGCAGCTCTTTATCGGCCTGCGGTCGATGTGCGTGTACGGGCGCCATGTCATCCTGCTCTCTGCTGCCGACGCAGAGACATCGGAGGAGACCGAACGCAGCACACAGCGCAGGGGCCT CGAGTTGAAAGAACACAACATGCTGACTGGTATTTTCCTGGTGGTGGGAATTGATCCCGCAACCACGCCAGCTCTGGAGAGCCTTCTATCACGCCCCTTACT GAGCAGGAGGTGGACAATGTCTTCTACCAAAGAAAGCAGTGCAGCGGGACATGGATGGAACCTCTATGTTGTGGACACCGTCCCCCCCTTTACTCTCTACCAGGAGATG gttGAGTACAGTCAGCGTTATGCAGAGACCAACCCACAGGCCCAGAGTCTGCGACACCTCCTCAGCGAAGCTCACCTCCTCCTGCGTGCTGCTCTACTACACGCATCAGACCAGCAACAGACGGGCCCAGGTGGCCCAGCAGACCACAGGACAGATCGACAAGTGCTGGAGGAGGCGCTGAGGGAGAACTGTGCCCAGCTGGGAGACAGTTTCAGCAG GGGCGGTCAGAAGGAGTGTCACCTTGCTCTGCCCTACTACAGGATGTCTGGTCTGTCACTCACAGAGGTCATGTCCAGGAATCGGCCATTTCCGGGCAGCCCTTCCTCCTATGGCCCTGGCTTCCTGTTTTACCTGAAACATTTCCTGTTAGAAGACTCAGAGCAGACCCTCAGTCAG GAAGCAGCTGATGAGGTCATTGACAttttcagccaatcagagcatTTAATGCTCGTAAGCGTGTGCACCAGCCCCTGCATGATAAATGTCAGTCCTGCTCGGACGCTGCAAATTTTACAAAATCTGGAGGACTCGGTGGGCGTGTCGGTTTCACTGACAATCACCATGGCTACCATGATGCTGCGTTTGGGTGACCTGCAGCAGTACACACAGCTGATGGAGAGACACGCTGAG ATGCTGCTAGTGTACGGGTTTATCGAGGAGCCGAGGCTGCTGCTCTATGGTGGATGTGCAAACCAGCATGGACGTGTTTATCCCACAGCTTTGACCCGCCAGATGGCCAACTCTCAGCCTGGACTGCTGGTGGCTGCCATGGTGGCTTTACATGAGAACAGCAAAGTTAAGCTGGAAGAGGCCGATCACATATTCAAG GAGCTGGGCTGTGAGAGCAGCCTGCAGGTCGATTTCTGGGAGGCGATGCTCATGGCATCATCAAATGACGCTGTCATTCAGGAGCTTCTGTTTCGGCTGGCTTCTGTCTACATCGACCGTCTAACAAATACAAAGTCAGAAAAGCACACGGCTCCAAAGCGCAAGTCACTGAAAAGTGCTGATGACCTG ATCAACTCGTGCTCTCATTACGGTGCTTTGTATCCATGGCTCATTCTTCTAAGTCCAACAGACATTACCAGTTCCCAACACCTGGAGGCGCTGCACAAACTGCAG tCTCTGCTGTGTGGTCCATCCCTGTCTGTGGGCTCCGTCGTGCCTTTGTTGGAGCGCCTGTCAGATGAAACCTTATGGGGCTTCAGCCTGCACCTCCTCTGCGCTACCAGAAGGGGGCAGTACGATAGGAGCATTGAGAAGTTGCTGGACAGATGTCCTCAAGCGATCATACCCTACGCCAATCACCAGTTACAGGAGAAAAACATG GCACTTTGGTGGCAAAAGCTCCTCCCAGAGCTTTGTGATCGCACAAGAGCGGCCTCAGACAACAGCATCCTCCTGGCTGCTCTCAAAG AGACGCTTGTCGTAGTTGCTATGGAGATGAGCCCCGCAGAATTCCTTGAGCTCATCCCTGATGATGGCACAGCATCATACTTCTTGCCACACCTGTTGACGTGCAGCCAGAGACAAGTGCTGGCCTGA